One region of Hydrogenobaculum sp. Y04AAS1 genomic DNA includes:
- the rfbA gene encoding glucose-1-phosphate thymidylyltransferase RfbA yields the protein MKAIILAGGSGTRLYPTTEVLNKHLLPIYSKPMIYYPLSLVMLLGIRDIAIVVNPQDLESFKLLLKDGSHVGINITYIIQEKPRGLAEGLILAKDFIKDDYVLYLLGDNIFFGHDLPKIVNLAKERILKENGASIFCYHVKDPERFGIAEISEDGKVVSLEEKPKHPKSNYAVVGMYIYDKDAVYIAKDIKPSHRGELEITSVNEAYLKANKLYAYILGRGFAWFDAGTHDSFMEASEFISTIEKRTGLMVGCIEEIAYKNGWITKEKLLELAHNLRKTDYGKYLMEIAQDHAF from the coding sequence ATGAAAGCTATTATACTGGCTGGGGGTTCTGGTACAAGGCTATATCCCACTACAGAAGTGTTAAACAAGCATCTTTTGCCTATATACAGTAAACCTATGATATATTATCCGCTGTCGCTGGTGATGCTTCTTGGTATAAGGGATATAGCTATTGTGGTGAACCCACAAGATTTGGAGAGTTTTAAACTCTTGTTAAAAGATGGGTCTCATGTTGGTATAAATATAACTTATATCATTCAAGAAAAACCAAGGGGCTTAGCAGAAGGGCTTATTCTGGCAAAGGATTTTATAAAAGATGATTATGTGCTTTATCTTTTGGGAGACAACATATTCTTTGGACATGATTTGCCCAAGATTGTAAACTTGGCAAAAGAAAGGATTTTAAAAGAAAACGGGGCATCTATATTTTGCTATCATGTAAAAGACCCAGAGCGCTTTGGTATAGCAGAAATATCAGAAGATGGTAAGGTGGTCTCTTTAGAAGAAAAACCAAAGCATCCAAAATCCAATTATGCAGTGGTTGGTATGTACATATACGATAAAGATGCAGTTTATATAGCAAAAGATATAAAACCTTCTCATAGAGGAGAGCTTGAGATTACATCTGTAAACGAAGCTTATTTGAAAGCTAATAAGCTATACGCTTATATACTAGGAAGGGGTTTTGCTTGGTTTGATGCTGGAACCCACGATAGTTTTATGGAAGCCTCTGAGTTTATATCAACAATAGAAAAGCGTACTGGTCTTATGGTAGGATGTATAGAGGAGATAGCCTACAAAAACGGATGGATCACAAAAGAAAAACTTTTAGAACTAGCACACAATTTGAGAAAGACAGATTACGGAAAATACTTGATGGAGATAGCCCAAGATCATGCCTTTTGA
- a CDS encoding ABC transporter ATP-binding protein, protein MLLKVENLNVFYKNKHILKDVSFDIEENEIFSIVGESGSGKSTIAKAIMGLIDYKGLIEYKGKDIFMIFQDPGNYLDPLFNVYSQIKMVKEAIKENAGIDVDKAINLVGLDVNELKKKYPHQLSGGQKQRVMIAMSLARGSSLVIADEPTSSLDVLIQKDVLCAFKNMKDYFSSIIITHDIDVVYYIADKVMVLKDGIVQEISKKDEFFKSPKSEYGKKLLESFY, encoded by the coding sequence ATGCTTTTAAAAGTAGAAAATTTAAACGTATTTTATAAAAATAAACATATTTTAAAAGATGTTAGTTTTGATATAGAAGAAAATGAGATATTTTCTATAGTGGGAGAATCTGGTTCTGGTAAATCCACCATTGCAAAAGCTATAATGGGACTTATTGATTATAAAGGGCTTATTGAGTATAAGGGTAAGGATATATTTATGATATTTCAAGACCCAGGCAATTATTTGGATCCTCTTTTTAACGTATATTCACAGATAAAAATGGTAAAAGAGGCTATAAAAGAAAACGCTGGCATAGATGTAGATAAAGCTATAAACCTTGTAGGGCTTGATGTAAATGAGTTAAAGAAAAAATATCCCCATCAGCTTTCAGGGGGTCAAAAGCAAAGGGTGATGATAGCGATGTCTTTGGCAAGAGGCTCTTCCTTGGTGATAGCCGATGAGCCTACATCTTCTTTAGATGTTTTGATACAAAAAGACGTTTTGTGCGCTTTTAAGAACATGAAAGATTATTTTAGTTCAATCATCATAACCCATGATATAGATGTGGTTTATTATATAGCGGATAAGGTGATGGTGTTAAAAGATGGTATAGTGCAAGAGATATCTAAAAAAGATGAGTTTTTTAAAAGCCCAAAAAGCGAATATGGTAAAAAATTGCTAGAGAGTTTTTATTGA
- a CDS encoding Rpn family recombination-promoting nuclease/putative transposase has product MDIQPHDSFFKQIFSDPRRVKTLLDIFAKDVAKSIHSITPVNTEKFSSKSQKFMLDLLFSCKVKDQDAYIRIVLEHKSYLDKELPIQLSYYNAAIWEEAIKEKEYYPPIINIVFYHGKGEWNIPTSLPVLEDQNLEKYVSKLNYILIDLNKVSDDELINEAYIDFCFTSAVIAMKHVHENIEKIKAVFRPLVEYVQIHEDEEGYHCLFFSFNYISYVKGDTKEAENALKELIGGDKKAMTLIEKWIMEGLEKGKQEGLQEGLEKGKQEGLIKAKKDDIKSVILIKFGVLPKELEEKIESTDDIQILDDMLKRVALAGNIEEIL; this is encoded by the coding sequence ATGGATATACAGCCTCATGATTCATTTTTTAAGCAGATATTTTCTGATCCTAGGAGAGTAAAGACGCTTCTTGATATCTTTGCTAAAGATGTAGCTAAAAGTATACATTCTATAACGCCTGTTAATACAGAAAAGTTTTCTTCTAAATCTCAAAAGTTTATGCTTGATTTACTTTTTAGCTGCAAGGTAAAAGATCAAGATGCTTACATAAGGATAGTGCTTGAACATAAATCTTATCTTGATAAAGAACTACCTATTCAGCTTTCATACTACAACGCCGCCATCTGGGAAGAGGCTATAAAAGAAAAAGAATATTATCCTCCTATTATCAATATTGTTTTTTATCATGGAAAAGGAGAGTGGAACATACCTACATCTTTACCAGTATTAGAAGACCAGAACTTGGAAAAATACGTATCTAAACTAAATTATATACTTATAGATCTAAACAAAGTATCAGATGATGAGCTAATAAATGAAGCCTACATAGATTTTTGCTTTACATCTGCTGTTATTGCAATGAAGCATGTACATGAGAATATAGAAAAGATTAAAGCAGTATTTAGGCCACTGGTGGAATACGTTCAAATTCATGAAGATGAAGAAGGATATCATTGTTTATTTTTCTCATTTAACTATATTTCATATGTGAAAGGTGATACCAAAGAGGCAGAAAACGCCTTGAAAGAACTTATAGGAGGTGATAAGAAAGCTATGACACTGATAGAAAAATGGATTATGGAAGGATTGGAAAAAGGTAAGCAAGAAGGCTTACAAGAAGGATTAGAAAAAGGTAAGCAAGAAGGATTAATTAAGGCTAAAAAAGATGACATTAAGAGTGTTATTCTTATCAAGTTTGGAGTATTGCCAAAAGAGCTTGAAGAGAAGATAGAAAGTACAGATGATATACAGATTTTAGATGATATGTTAAAAAGGGTTGCACTGGCTGGCAATATTGAAGAGATTTTGTAA